From Laspinema palackyanum D2c, one genomic window encodes:
- a CDS encoding type IV pilus twitching motility protein PilT, whose translation MTQSQRPPVPPPPPPPPGRPPAARAPGGPPPLPPPPPPPGRPPGPPPGPPAGVAPAAQPATPAAPAAPKGPGPSPGHPTLRDLVVQANEEGISDIHLGVNELPRFRKRGDIAEAGYPVTDLNTFMSWLRECMSTEEIQQFQENLDFDGAFDFGFVRVRISAFDSLAGPAMVLRLIAAKILTMEQLNLPEVFKKVCHYHKGLVLVTGPTGSGKSTTMAAMIDYMNKNFAYHMITIEDPVEFVHESKKSLIKHREVGRHTLKFFNALKGALRQDPDMMLVGEIRDKETVSIAMKAASTGHLVMGTLHTNSAVKTLTRILDMFSAEEQISIRVSLSEILVSIIAQLLCKTTDGKRAAFHDILINTDVIKEYMLKEQYEDIQQIMLKDTYEGMTTMNRSLYELYQEGRITEEIALEQSPTPNEMAQMLRGRI comes from the coding sequence ATGACACAATCTCAGCGTCCACCTGTTCCACCTCCGCCACCCCCGCCACCGGGTCGGCCCCCGGCAGCCCGCGCCCCTGGAGGTCCCCCCCCGCTACCACCGCCGCCGCCACCACCGGGGCGGCCACCGGGTCCCCCACCGGGTCCCCCGGCGGGCGTAGCCCCTGCCGCACAACCGGCAACCCCTGCGGCACCCGCAGCCCCCAAAGGTCCGGGCCCTAGTCCTGGACATCCCACCTTGCGGGACCTCGTGGTGCAGGCGAATGAAGAGGGAATTTCCGATATTCATCTTGGGGTGAATGAACTGCCGCGCTTCCGTAAACGGGGGGATATTGCTGAAGCTGGGTATCCCGTCACCGATCTCAATACCTTTATGAGTTGGTTGCGGGAATGTATGAGCACGGAAGAAATTCAGCAGTTTCAGGAAAACTTAGACTTTGACGGGGCGTTTGATTTTGGGTTTGTGCGGGTCCGGATCAGTGCATTTGACTCCTTAGCGGGTCCCGCAATGGTGTTGCGACTGATTGCGGCCAAAATCCTGACGATGGAACAGCTAAACTTGCCTGAAGTGTTTAAAAAAGTCTGCCATTATCACAAGGGTTTGGTGTTGGTGACGGGACCGACGGGTTCGGGTAAGTCTACCACAATGGCGGCGATGATTGACTACATGAATAAGAATTTCGCCTATCACATGATCACCATTGAGGACCCGGTGGAATTCGTTCATGAAAGTAAGAAATCCCTGATTAAACACCGGGAAGTCGGTCGGCATACCCTGAAGTTTTTTAATGCGCTCAAAGGGGCATTGCGGCAAGACCCGGACATGATGTTGGTGGGAGAAATTCGGGATAAAGAGACGGTCTCTATTGCTATGAAAGCAGCCTCGACGGGTCACTTAGTCATGGGAACGCTGCATACGAATAGTGCAGTCAAAACCCTGACTCGGATTTTGGATATGTTCTCAGCGGAAGAACAGATTTCAATTCGGGTTTCGCTGTCAGAAATTCTAGTTTCGATTATTGCCCAGTTGTTGTGTAAAACCACCGATGGAAAACGAGCTGCGTTCCACGATATTCTGATTAATACGGATGTCATCAAGGAATATATGCTCAAAGAACAGTATGAGGATATTCAACAAATCATGCTGAAAGATACTTATGAAGGCATGACGACAATGAACCGATCGCTCTATGAACTGTATCAAGAAGGGCGAATTACGGAAGAAATTGCCTTGGAACAGTCGCCCACCCCGAACGAAATGGCTCAAATGCTCCGAGGTCGGATTTAA
- a CDS encoding circadian clock KaiB family protein: MKNPSSSLPPLFKGIALFTPGGDLIYCIDPSKKNRWHLNLCAVLQEWLGLIEPPHFLVPCYTATVDRWLDPYTGQVQTSAIASPAVLRYQALLNAIFEMEDLTWAIAPWSEELCHPMVLGTYRQQFPQLWENHELIVRLESSADEGSVHPPNLSPKLRFTLSEQTPTQGYVLRLFVSGHTGATERTLKTLHQLLEESLGYPYTLKVIDVSKHPEQAEQAHVSATPTLVKMWPLPVRRIVGNLEDQDKILNLLGCLKS, from the coding sequence TTGAAAAACCCATCCTCTTCTCTTCCTCCCTTATTTAAGGGAATTGCTCTGTTTACTCCCGGTGGAGACCTGATTTACTGTATCGACCCGAGCAAAAAAAATCGGTGGCATCTGAATTTATGTGCGGTCCTGCAAGAATGGTTGGGGCTCATCGAACCCCCCCATTTCCTGGTTCCTTGTTATACCGCAACGGTGGACCGCTGGCTTGATCCCTATACTGGACAAGTCCAAACTTCCGCGATCGCCTCTCCTGCCGTCCTGCGCTATCAAGCCTTACTGAATGCTATCTTTGAAATGGAGGACTTGACTTGGGCGATCGCGCCTTGGTCCGAAGAGTTATGTCATCCAATGGTGTTAGGCACCTATCGTCAGCAGTTTCCCCAACTCTGGGAAAATCATGAGCTGATTGTCCGCTTGGAGTCTAGCGCAGACGAGGGCAGCGTTCACCCCCCGAATTTATCCCCGAAGTTGAGGTTTACTTTGTCCGAACAAACCCCGACTCAAGGATATGTGCTCCGGTTATTTGTTTCGGGTCATACAGGAGCAACGGAGAGAACCCTGAAGACCTTGCACCAGCTTTTGGAAGAGTCTTTAGGCTATCCCTATACCTTGAAAGTAATTGATGTTTCTAAACATCCAGAACAGGCAGAACAGGCTCATGTTTCCGCTACGCCTACCCTGGTCAAAATGTGGCCGTTGCCCGTGCGCCGCATTGTCGGAAATTTAGAAGATCAAGATAAAATTCTAAATCTACTGGGCTGTCTGAAATCTTAA
- a CDS encoding thioredoxin-like domain-containing protein — translation MNLPRVRAPEFPSHQPWLNCDRPLSLGQLKGRIVLLDFWTYCCINCLHILPDLKYLEQKYPDHLTVIGVHSAKFENEKETENIRQAILRYDIEHPVIVDQEFEIWQQYAVRAWPTLILIDPLGYVVGMVSGEGKRGELDEAIGQLIAQQQAQGSVSIPPIKPVLEKQKNPLITPLAFPGKVLADAASSRLFIADSGHHRIIVTTLEGTVQSIIGNGTPGLTDGSFSEVQFFGPQGMSWDADCQCLYVADTENHAIRQIDFTTQQVQTLAGTGEQNRTLGPQGGHGLETPLNSPWDLELIGGELLLIAMAGSHQIWALDLMDGTVGTYSGIGAEAGIDGELDEAAFAQPSGITTDDEELFVADSEISSIRGIGLGDEPRVRTLCGSGDLFGFGDRDGTAEEALLQHCLGIEYAEGLLWVADTYNHKIKTVQPKTGECKTVLGDGTPGLLDGKNTATRFFEPGGLSIVTGILYIADTNNHRIRQVALDTLTVTTLEFPGLCAPGFCVPENSAKN, via the coding sequence ATGAACCTTCCTCGGGTGAGAGCGCCAGAATTTCCTTCCCATCAACCTTGGTTAAATTGCGATCGACCCTTATCCCTCGGTCAATTAAAAGGCAGAATTGTTCTGCTTGACTTCTGGACCTATTGCTGTATTAATTGCCTGCATATTTTACCCGATTTAAAATACTTAGAGCAAAAATATCCCGACCATCTCACGGTTATCGGCGTTCATTCGGCTAAATTTGAGAACGAAAAGGAAACAGAGAACATCCGGCAAGCAATTCTTCGATATGATATCGAACATCCGGTCATTGTGGATCAGGAGTTTGAAATTTGGCAACAGTATGCCGTGCGCGCATGGCCGACTTTAATTTTAATTGATCCCCTGGGATATGTGGTGGGAATGGTTTCGGGAGAAGGGAAACGGGGGGAATTGGATGAGGCGATCGGCCAATTAATCGCCCAGCAGCAAGCTCAAGGCTCAGTCTCAATCCCCCCTATCAAACCTGTCCTAGAAAAACAGAAAAATCCCTTAATTACCCCCTTAGCCTTTCCGGGGAAAGTCCTCGCCGATGCCGCCAGCAGTCGCCTATTTATTGCTGACTCCGGACATCATCGCATCATTGTCACTACCCTAGAAGGCACTGTACAATCCATCATCGGCAACGGCACCCCTGGATTAACCGATGGGTCTTTTTCTGAAGTCCAATTTTTTGGACCCCAAGGCATGAGTTGGGATGCCGACTGTCAGTGTCTTTATGTGGCGGATACGGAAAACCATGCCATCCGGCAAATCGATTTCACTACGCAACAGGTGCAAACCCTCGCCGGAACAGGAGAACAAAATCGCACCCTAGGCCCCCAAGGGGGTCACGGGTTAGAGACGCCTTTAAATTCTCCCTGGGATTTAGAACTAATTGGCGGGGAACTGTTATTAATTGCAATGGCCGGGTCCCACCAAATTTGGGCGTTGGATTTGATGGATGGGACCGTGGGGACCTACAGTGGCATCGGTGCAGAAGCTGGCATTGATGGAGAACTTGATGAGGCGGCATTTGCTCAACCTAGCGGCATTACCACCGATGATGAGGAACTGTTTGTTGCCGATAGTGAAATTAGTTCCATTCGCGGAATCGGGTTAGGGGATGAACCCCGGGTGCGAACCCTCTGCGGCAGTGGGGATTTGTTTGGATTTGGCGATCGCGATGGGACCGCAGAAGAGGCCCTCTTGCAACATTGTCTCGGCATTGAGTATGCCGAGGGCCTGCTGTGGGTTGCAGATACCTACAATCATAAAATTAAAACCGTCCAACCCAAAACGGGAGAGTGCAAAACGGTTCTAGGAGATGGAACCCCGGGATTATTAGACGGTAAAAATACCGCCACTCGCTTTTTTGAACCGGGGGGTTTGAGTATTGTTACAGGTATCCTTTATATTGCCGATACCAATAATCATCGCATCCGACAGGTAGCATTAGATACTTTAACCGTAACCACTCTGGAGTTTCCTGGATTATGTGCACCGGGGTTTTGTGTACCCGAGAATTCAGCGAAAAACTAA
- a CDS encoding NupC/NupG family nucleoside CNT transporter, with protein sequence MNPILNLLSLLGIVGLCFIAWLGSEDRRIIPWKVIFWGIGLQMVVGLIVFGLGSNLVEGLSDLLNVVLDASEAGAQFLFGGPASMLVADPNFAAGPGLAGRWIARTVGNPYVAVAGDRLGTDNLNPGFAYVLAFRALPQVIFFSGLVSLLYRLNIIQPVVKWFAVIFQKTMRISGAEAVAGAANIFVGIESAIAIKPFLLDMTRSELCAILTSCFGSIASSVLALYAGLLRPTFPSIAGHLVSASIMTIPACFVISKLLIPETGEPKTLGHIPDDKTSDSSKRPNPMDSLIGGALDGVKMAVGIAAAIIAILGMVALINAVFSGISSLVLGASPAGDTSLVTQFFANPLANLLGMLFLPLTFLTGVSLDWQELWTCSLLIGRRLFETNIPPYQALGVFAQTGEISTRALLIVSYVLCGFTHFASYGIFVGGLSGLIPERRNEVASLGFKALWAGTLATLMTGCMAGLFDIGNAAVLGR encoded by the coding sequence ATGAACCCGATATTAAATTTACTCTCATTACTCGGAATCGTGGGGCTATGCTTTATTGCATGGCTGGGTTCCGAAGATCGTCGCATTATTCCCTGGAAGGTCATTTTTTGGGGAATTGGCCTACAAATGGTTGTGGGATTAATCGTGTTTGGCTTGGGGAGCAATCTCGTTGAAGGACTGAGTGACTTGCTCAACGTGGTCCTAGATGCGTCAGAAGCTGGGGCGCAATTCCTGTTTGGGGGACCAGCTTCGATGTTGGTGGCTGACCCCAATTTTGCCGCAGGTCCAGGGCTAGCGGGTCGGTGGATTGCCCGAACTGTGGGCAATCCTTACGTTGCGGTGGCGGGCGATCGCCTCGGTACCGATAACCTCAATCCCGGTTTTGCTTATGTTCTGGCCTTTCGCGCCTTGCCCCAGGTGATTTTCTTCTCGGGATTGGTCAGTTTACTATATCGCCTGAATATTATTCAGCCGGTGGTCAAGTGGTTTGCGGTCATTTTCCAGAAAACCATGAGAATCAGTGGTGCTGAAGCGGTGGCAGGGGCGGCTAATATTTTTGTGGGGATTGAATCGGCGATCGCCATCAAACCCTTTTTATTAGACATGACCCGCAGCGAACTTTGCGCGATTTTGACCAGTTGCTTTGGCTCGATCGCCTCTTCGGTTTTAGCCCTGTATGCCGGTCTATTGCGCCCGACTTTTCCCTCCATTGCCGGTCACTTGGTCTCCGCTTCGATTATGACCATTCCCGCTTGTTTCGTGATTTCTAAACTGTTAATCCCCGAAACCGGCGAACCGAAAACCCTCGGGCACATTCCCGACGACAAAACCTCTGACTCGTCTAAACGTCCCAACCCAATGGATAGTTTAATTGGCGGGGCCTTGGATGGGGTGAAAATGGCCGTGGGAATTGCGGCTGCAATTATTGCCATTCTGGGAATGGTTGCCCTCATTAATGCGGTCTTTAGTGGGATCTCCTCCCTCGTCCTTGGAGCCTCTCCAGCGGGTGACACTTCTTTGGTGACCCAGTTCTTTGCTAATCCTCTAGCCAATCTCCTGGGAATGTTATTTTTACCCCTGACCTTTTTAACGGGGGTCTCCCTAGATTGGCAGGAATTGTGGACCTGTTCCCTGTTGATTGGCCGCAGGCTGTTTGAAACGAATATCCCCCCCTATCAAGCCCTGGGGGTGTTCGCCCAGACTGGGGAAATCAGCACTCGCGCCCTGTTAATCGTCAGCTATGTGCTCTGTGGGTTTACCCATTTCGCCTCCTACGGCATTTTTGTCGGCGGATTATCCGGGTTAATCCCTGAACGTCGCAATGAAGTGGCTTCTCTGGGCTTTAAAGCGCTTTGGGCCGGTACTTTAGCCACGTTAATGACCGGCTGTATGGCGGGGTTATTTGATATCGGTAACGCCGCTGTCTTAGGCCGCTAG
- a CDS encoding tetratricopeptide repeat protein has product MDFVETRRSQELREQAVELAIANRESEASAVFAEATTATRAIRKMSSRAIALCELATAFHRANRHEEAQALFAEIPQIAQSLWPAYSRENVLSELVAALAQTGQFTEAASVAASLAGEQERIKALRSLATALTQAGNFEEAANVIRSMTKGSQRVRAFLELAVALESSDRPDEASAIFAEATSAARSLWFLSVYSLLDVMTTLEQVNRPREADAVLTETKAIAYSLGDEVDRENSLNHLAKALIKLGHFSDAIEAAHAMRYPGWTEKALCEIVAAQARSGQLSEATALAYSIPVDGYRGEALNHVGAALKLANRDAEASAILLEAEETLKSARKARAEALAEELD; this is encoded by the coding sequence AGTTGGCGATCGCCAATCGTGAGAGTGAAGCGAGTGCCGTTTTTGCCGAGGCAACTACAGCGACTCGCGCTATTCGTAAAATGTCCAGTCGAGCCATTGCCTTGTGCGAATTAGCAACAGCATTCCACCGAGCCAACCGTCATGAAGAAGCACAGGCTCTGTTTGCCGAAATCCCCCAAATTGCTCAGTCCCTTTGGCCTGCTTACAGTCGAGAAAACGTTCTAAGTGAGCTAGTGGCAGCGCTGGCGCAAACAGGACAGTTTACCGAAGCTGCCTCTGTTGCGGCTTCTTTGGCGGGGGAACAAGAGCGCATCAAGGCGCTGAGGAGTTTGGCAACTGCCTTGACTCAAGCGGGAAACTTTGAGGAAGCGGCAAATGTGATTCGTTCGATGACCAAGGGTAGTCAGCGAGTCCGTGCGTTTTTAGAGTTGGCAGTAGCATTGGAGAGTAGCGATCGCCCAGATGAAGCCAGCGCTATCTTCGCCGAAGCCACCTCTGCGGCTCGTTCTTTGTGGTTTCTGTCAGTTTATTCTCTACTTGATGTGATGACAACTCTGGAGCAAGTAAACCGACCCAGGGAAGCGGATGCGGTGTTGACTGAAACAAAAGCGATCGCCTATTCTCTGGGTGATGAGGTAGACCGAGAGAATAGTCTCAACCACCTGGCCAAGGCACTCATAAAACTTGGACATTTTTCTGATGCTATAGAAGCTGCTCACGCCATGCGCTATCCGGGTTGGACGGAAAAGGCGCTCTGTGAAATTGTGGCAGCGCAGGCTCGTTCTGGACAGTTATCTGAGGCCACTGCATTAGCCTACTCCATCCCTGTTGATGGTTATCGCGGGGAAGCGTTGAATCATGTGGGTGCCGCACTCAAGTTAGCTAATCGGGATGCGGAAGCGAGTGCCATTCTCTTGGAGGCGGAAGAAACTCTGAAATCTGCTCGAAAAGCCCGAGCAGAGGCGCTTGCGGAGGAGTTGGATTGA